From the genome of Flavobacterium ovatum, one region includes:
- a CDS encoding MarR family transcriptional regulator — translation MKDQLHISEQVCFPVYVFAKEIINQYRPLLEALQLTYPQYLVMLVLWEYEEQTVNQIGEKLQLDSGTLTPLLKRMEHKEFVSRIRSTVDERLVNISLTEKGKALKVKAYCIPGQLMESMNISLEDLLVLKNIITKISNKQE, via the coding sequence ATGAAAGACCAATTACATATTAGCGAACAAGTTTGTTTTCCAGTTTACGTATTTGCAAAGGAAATTATTAATCAATACCGTCCTTTGTTAGAAGCGTTGCAACTTACTTATCCTCAATATTTGGTAATGCTAGTTTTGTGGGAATACGAAGAACAAACGGTCAATCAAATTGGAGAAAAACTACAACTAGATAGTGGAACGTTAACTCCTTTACTGAAACGAATGGAACATAAAGAGTTTGTTTCTAGAATTAGAAGTACGGTTGATGAACGTTTAGTCAATATATCGTTAACCGAAAAAGGGAAGGCCCTAAAAGTGAAAGCATATTGTATTCCGGGACAATTGATGGAATCTATGAACATTTCACTAGAAGATTTATTAGTCTTAAAAAACATCATTACTAAAATTTCTAACAAACAGGAATAA
- a CDS encoding porin family protein → MKNSIKTLATLAIIIGLGSTTAQAQINTGKAQFGVKGGVNFSNMYTEDVHDNNVLTSFNAGVYFLIPITEFAAFQPEIIYSRKGSELTYDNIFAKGKAQFNLNYIEVPLLVKGNLTKNISVHAGPYFAYLLDAKTINKSDSGSYNFEDNINNDNFNKIDVGLSAGIGLDFDAIGIGARYNYGLTNVGKERNSGGTTYTLPDGKNSNVSLYMTLKLN, encoded by the coding sequence ATGAAAAATTCAATTAAAACATTAGCGACCCTGGCAATTATAATCGGACTGGGATCTACTACGGCTCAAGCTCAAATCAATACTGGTAAAGCACAATTTGGAGTAAAAGGAGGAGTAAACTTCTCTAATATGTACACTGAGGATGTCCATGATAACAATGTTCTAACTAGTTTTAATGCAGGTGTATATTTCCTAATTCCCATCACTGAATTTGCTGCATTTCAACCTGAAATAATCTACAGTCGAAAAGGATCTGAATTAACCTATGACAATATTTTTGCAAAAGGGAAAGCACAATTTAATTTAAATTATATCGAAGTACCATTGTTAGTAAAAGGAAATCTGACTAAAAACATAAGCGTACATGCAGGTCCTTATTTTGCTTACCTATTAGATGCGAAGACAATCAACAAATCTGATAGCGGAAGTTACAATTTTGAAGACAATATAAACAATGACAACTTCAACAAAATTGATGTGGGATTATCTGCAGGAATTGGATTAGACTTTGACGCCATAGGAATTGGGGCTCGTTATAATTACGGATTAACCAATGTAGGGAAAGAGAGAAACTCAGGAGGTACTACTTATACTTTACCTGATGGAAAAAACAGCAATGTAAGTCTATACATGACTTTAAAATTAAACTAA
- a CDS encoding lmo0937 family membrane protein translates to MSNLLYLIALIFIISWALGVFVYSAGSLIHILLVIALIAIILRIIKGKGI, encoded by the coding sequence ATGTCAAATTTATTGTATTTAATCGCACTAATATTTATTATTTCATGGGCTCTAGGAGTCTTTGTATACAGCGCAGGATCATTGATCCACATACTTTTAGTAATCGCCTTGATTGCTATTATTTTAAGAATCATTAAAGGAAAAGGAATTTAA
- a CDS encoding YihY/virulence factor BrkB family protein translates to MLLSKQYIISLWTVIKHTINSFSEHKVLKMSASLAYITMFSMGPLLLVLLYLSDLFWGREAIEGRIFYQIKNFVGPSSAQQIQTIIENLSLSQSGTMAGFIGVITLLIGATSVFAEIQDSINTIWGIKPKKKSGFWLYFKSRLLSFGVIGSFGFILLVSLGISTIMDALSDHIFASYSSTFYYFIYTFNSLITFIIISLLFGSIFTILPDAQIKWKQVRLASFGTAILFMTGKFFISFYIANSNIQDVYGTAGSFVIVMVWVYYSSVILYFGAEFAKNYALQFSSPILPSKFAEIVHSVEIISKEKTLQDAEIELSKIYKKN, encoded by the coding sequence ATGCTACTCTCTAAACAATATATAATTTCCTTATGGACGGTCATTAAGCATACTATCAATAGTTTTTCAGAACATAAAGTTTTAAAAATGAGTGCCTCATTAGCTTACATAACCATGTTTTCAATGGGACCTTTATTATTAGTTTTATTATACTTATCTGATTTGTTTTGGGGAAGAGAAGCCATTGAAGGGAGAATATTCTACCAGATAAAAAATTTTGTAGGTCCATCAAGCGCACAGCAAATACAAACTATAATTGAAAACTTATCGCTTTCTCAAAGTGGTACAATGGCTGGATTTATAGGTGTTATTACTCTATTGATTGGAGCTACTTCCGTCTTTGCTGAAATTCAAGATTCAATTAATACGATTTGGGGAATAAAACCAAAAAAAAAATCCGGTTTTTGGTTATACTTTAAATCTCGACTATTATCCTTTGGAGTGATAGGAAGCTTTGGTTTTATCCTTCTAGTTTCTTTAGGGATTTCAACAATTATGGATGCGTTAAGCGACCATATTTTCGCTTCTTATTCCAGTACCTTTTATTATTTTATTTATACATTCAATAGCCTCATTACCTTTATTATAATTTCATTATTATTTGGTTCAATTTTCACCATTTTACCGGATGCACAAATAAAGTGGAAACAAGTTCGGCTAGCATCCTTTGGTACGGCAATCTTATTTATGACAGGTAAATTTTTTATCTCCTTTTACATTGCAAATTCTAATATTCAAGATGTATATGGTACAGCAGGTTCTTTTGTAATTGTAATGGTTTGGGTTTATTACTCCTCTGTAATTTTATATTTTGGAGCAGAATTTGCAAAAAACTATGCCCTACAATTTTCCTCGCCTATTTTACCCTCCAAATTTGCCGAAATAGTACATTCCGTCGAAATTATCTCTAAGGAAAAAACACTACAAGATGCTGAAATAGAACTTTCTAAAATCTATAAAAAAAACTAA
- a CDS encoding AraC family transcriptional regulator, translating into MKVFIKFDFNSICNKVLSEKLESSQIKYRVLGFGEVEFLNNVSEEQLKTFSESLVPYGIEIVENQKTILVQKIKDIIIEMVFCEEVNVNVKSSVYLAEKLNHSYGYLSNLFSEVTYTSIENFIILQKIEHTKQLIINSELSLTEIAFKLNYSSVAHLSSQFKNTTGITPSAFQRIIKKRREIASQNLN; encoded by the coding sequence ATGAAGGTTTTTATAAAATTTGATTTTAATAGTATTTGTAATAAAGTTCTTTCGGAAAAACTAGAAAGCTCCCAAATCAAATATAGAGTTTTAGGCTTTGGAGAGGTTGAGTTTTTAAATAATGTATCTGAAGAACAATTAAAAACTTTTTCAGAATCACTAGTCCCTTATGGAATTGAGATCGTAGAAAATCAAAAAACAATATTGGTTCAAAAAATAAAAGATATCATAATTGAAATGGTTTTTTGCGAAGAAGTGAATGTAAACGTGAAAAGCTCTGTATATTTAGCAGAAAAATTAAATCATAGTTATGGTTATCTGTCCAATTTATTTTCTGAAGTAACTTATACTTCTATTGAGAATTTTATTATTCTTCAAAAAATTGAACATACCAAGCAGTTAATTATCAATAGTGAACTTTCATTGACTGAAATTGCATTTAAGCTCAATTATTCGAGCGTAGCTCACCTAAGTTCCCAATTCAAGAATACAACTGGAATTACACCATCGGCTTTTCAAAGAATTATTAAAAAAAGAAGAGAAATCGCTTCTCAAAATTTAAACTAA
- a CDS encoding PAS domain-containing protein, whose product MKNNKYKSSVYHKIIFAISLTVLLFIGVITVKHIKNISDSSKLLMHTYEVNLELEHLFSNIKDSENSMRGYLISKDSIYLKPYQTATKNINFSFLLLKKLTSDNPIQQRKLESLFEIIDKRYETISNYNDINSNVDLSRNYYFKKNFRESSELLVRIRNKLNEMIALEEMYLKNRNQLYKNQVYLTPILTLSILFITLLVLVFAYYKTNKDVEKLQAANIELNKSQFLSYQAEILSEFGTWEWDLINNKIIYSDNFYRILGVEPQSFEASNDNFNRFVHPEDLDITSQIVQKILTNQDLPYSYFRIIRPDGEVRLLRATGKLFTDKLENQTVLGVTEDITLEDNKTKLLKQNYNELKIFEESSKQAEILGKYGSWVLNYDTLQYLFSDNQYRLLGFEPKSFNPTADQFLEFVHPEDKHIITNAHEKAQVEQYFPTISYRIIRKDGKIRRFKTSATSFIDLTGIQSMIGTTQDVTEDFNKSLQLKDRNRELEQNIKELNEFNHVASHDLQEPLRKIQTFISRINDKEKENLSNFGKEYLSRIENASNRMRVLINDLLQYSRTSRSDANFVEIDLNEVLTNSLLELSENIEDTNAQVGKTVLPIIKGVSFQMQQLFSNLLSNSIKYSKEDIAPQISISHSEIIAENDSLIRENSTKKYHKFKFTDNGIGFEQEHAEKIFLLFNRLHGKTEYQGTGVGLAICKKIIENHNGFIYATSEPNIGTTFTFYIPI is encoded by the coding sequence ATGAAAAATAACAAATATAAATCATCCGTTTATCACAAAATTATATTTGCTATAAGCTTAACGGTATTGCTGTTTATTGGTGTCATTACCGTTAAGCATATAAAAAACATTTCGGATTCTTCCAAATTGCTCATGCATACTTATGAAGTGAATCTTGAGTTAGAACATTTATTTTCTAATATAAAAGATTCTGAAAACAGCATGAGGGGTTATTTAATTTCAAAAGATAGTATCTACTTAAAACCTTACCAAACTGCCACTAAAAACATTAATTTCTCTTTCTTACTACTAAAAAAACTTACATCAGACAATCCTATTCAACAAAGAAAACTAGAATCACTATTTGAAATTATCGATAAGCGTTATGAAACTATTTCCAATTATAATGATATAAACAGCAATGTTGATCTAAGTAGAAACTATTACTTCAAAAAAAACTTCAGAGAAAGCAGCGAACTTTTAGTTAGAATCAGAAACAAACTGAATGAAATGATTGCGCTAGAAGAAATGTATCTAAAAAATCGTAATCAACTCTATAAGAACCAAGTTTACCTTACGCCAATACTCACCCTTAGTATCTTATTTATCACTCTACTAGTATTAGTTTTTGCTTATTATAAAACGAATAAAGATGTAGAAAAACTACAAGCCGCTAATATTGAACTAAATAAATCACAATTTTTGAGTTATCAAGCGGAGATACTCTCTGAATTTGGAACCTGGGAATGGGATTTAATTAATAATAAAATAATTTATTCTGACAATTTTTATCGAATTCTTGGCGTTGAGCCACAATCATTTGAAGCAAGTAATGACAATTTCAATCGCTTTGTCCACCCTGAAGACCTAGATATTACAAGTCAAATTGTTCAAAAAATATTAACCAATCAAGACCTACCGTATTCCTATTTTAGAATTATCCGTCCCGATGGAGAAGTACGATTATTAAGAGCTACAGGTAAATTATTCACTGACAAACTAGAAAACCAAACAGTACTTGGGGTTACAGAAGATATTACCTTAGAAGATAATAAAACAAAATTGCTAAAACAGAATTACAACGAACTTAAAATCTTTGAAGAATCCAGTAAGCAGGCAGAAATATTGGGAAAATATGGTAGTTGGGTATTAAACTACGATACATTACAATATCTGTTTTCGGACAACCAATATCGATTACTGGGTTTTGAGCCAAAATCCTTTAATCCTACAGCCGACCAATTTCTAGAATTTGTACACCCAGAAGACAAACACATCATCACAAATGCACATGAAAAGGCACAGGTAGAACAGTATTTCCCAACAATAAGTTACCGAATCATTAGAAAAGACGGTAAAATTAGACGGTTTAAAACGAGTGCTACTTCTTTTATTGACTTGACAGGAATACAAAGCATGATTGGAACAACACAAGATGTTACCGAAGATTTCAATAAAAGTTTACAGCTTAAAGATCGAAACAGAGAATTAGAACAAAATATAAAAGAATTGAACGAATTCAACCATGTTGCTAGTCACGATTTACAGGAACCACTGCGAAAAATTCAAACATTTATTTCCCGAATTAATGATAAGGAAAAAGAAAATCTCTCTAATTTTGGTAAAGAATACCTATCTCGAATAGAAAACGCATCTAATCGAATGCGAGTACTTATCAATGATTTACTACAATATTCTAGGACTAGTAGATCCGATGCTAACTTTGTTGAAATCGATTTAAATGAAGTTTTAACAAATAGTTTACTTGAATTATCTGAAAATATTGAAGACACAAATGCTCAAGTTGGTAAAACTGTTTTGCCTATAATAAAAGGAGTCTCTTTTCAGATGCAACAACTTTTCTCAAATTTATTGAGTAATTCTATAAAATATTCAAAAGAAGACATCGCTCCTCAAATCTCGATTTCCCATTCTGAAATTATTGCTGAAAATGATTCTTTAATTAGAGAGAATAGTACCAAAAAATATCACAAATTTAAATTTACGGATAATGGTATCGGGTTTGAACAAGAACATGCCGAAAAAATATTTTTACTATTTAACCGCCTTCACGGAAAAACAGAATACCAAGGAACAGGCGTAGGTTTAGCTATTTGCAAAAAAATAATTGAAAACCATAATGGATTCATTTATGCAACAAGTGAACCCAACATTGGAACAACCTTTACCTTTTATATCCCTATTTAA
- a CDS encoding NAD(P)H-dependent oxidoreductase: MALLEDLNWRHAVKAYDSTKKVSKENIDKIVEAARLAPSSSGLQPFNVIVVENQELKEKLVKGALNPECMRDCSHVLIFAAWDRYTAERIDKVYDFTTDERGLERGRFGSYTDMLKKIYLDQPAEENFAHIARQTYIALGLALGQAAELRVDSTPVEGFDNSVVDEVLELKNLGLKSVSLMYVGYADTPSDWIAPMKKVRTPTEEFVIEF; encoded by the coding sequence ATGGCTTTATTAGAAGATTTAAACTGGAGACATGCTGTAAAGGCGTACGATTCTACAAAAAAAGTAAGCAAAGAAAATATAGATAAAATTGTAGAGGCAGCTCGCTTAGCGCCTAGTTCTTCAGGTTTACAACCTTTCAACGTAATTGTTGTTGAAAATCAAGAACTAAAAGAAAAATTAGTAAAAGGAGCTTTGAACCCGGAATGTATGAGAGATTGTTCTCATGTGTTGATATTTGCAGCTTGGGATCGCTACACAGCGGAGAGAATTGATAAAGTGTATGATTTTACCACAGATGAGCGCGGCTTAGAAAGAGGACGTTTTGGTAGCTATACTGATATGTTAAAGAAAATTTATCTTGACCAACCTGCTGAAGAAAATTTTGCACACATTGCGAGACAAACTTATATCGCACTTGGACTTGCTTTAGGGCAAGCTGCTGAATTAAGAGTAGATAGTACGCCTGTAGAAGGTTTTGACAACAGTGTCGTGGATGAAGTGTTAGAATTAAAAAATCTTGGACTAAAAAGTGTTTCTTTAATGTATGTAGGTTACGCTGATACACCAAGTGATTGGATCGCTCCTATGAAAAAAGTGAGAACACCTACAGAGGAATTCGTAATTGAGTTTTAA
- a CDS encoding VOC family protein: MKVKSIYVNLPVKDLDKTRAFWSKLGFSFNEQFSDDKALCLVLQEDLMYSMLITHEFFSTFTNRPISDSSTTQVLTALEVHSREQVNSIVRLALENGGTRYRESTDHGWMYYDSFADIDGHQWEVMFTDPTHIPL, from the coding sequence ATGAAAGTAAAATCTATCTATGTAAACCTACCAGTTAAAGATCTTGACAAAACAAGAGCCTTTTGGTCAAAACTCGGATTTTCATTCAACGAACAATTTTCGGATGACAAAGCATTATGCTTAGTATTACAGGAAGACCTAATGTATTCTATGCTGATAACTCACGAGTTTTTTAGCACTTTTACGAACCGACCAATATCAGATAGTTCAACAACACAAGTTTTGACAGCATTAGAAGTTCACAGCAGAGAGCAAGTTAACAGCATAGTAAGACTTGCTCTTGAAAATGGTGGAACACGATATAGAGAAAGTACTGACCACGGTTGGATGTATTACGACAGCTTTGCCGACATTGATGGACACCAATGGGAAGTTATGTTTACTGACCCAACTCATATACCTCTCTAA
- a CDS encoding YtxH domain-containing protein, producing MKTNKTIIGILGAAAIGSILGILFAPDKGANTRKKIAKKTAKTTDEIKGKIDELKDTISEKYNAAMQKGEKYIENGQADIDNIKKINKEIL from the coding sequence ATGAAAACAAATAAAACAATCATCGGAATTTTAGGAGCTGCTGCTATAGGTTCTATTTTAGGAATCTTATTTGCACCAGATAAAGGAGCCAATACACGCAAAAAAATTGCTAAAAAAACTGCTAAAACTACAGATGAAATCAAAGGTAAGATTGATGAATTAAAGGATACAATATCTGAAAAATATAATGCAGCCATGCAAAAAGGAGAGAAGTATATAGAAAATGGCCAAGCAGACATCGACAATATCAAAAAAATTAATAAGGAAATATTGTAA
- a CDS encoding mechanosensitive ion channel family protein — translation MILFDEKYASIKLDPTWLTDFFGIEPHIASYMNLPILLFGLILVCFIAWLLTKKIIVGSIHKLFLKTKITWDDILVEKRIFDKLALIIPALIIIFAVPSIFGQYPIISKYAVTLATIILLMVIIWTINAVLAVFNEALSQSPIFKDKPISSYIQVLNIMVYFVGGILILSLLLGKSPFYFLGAMGAMTAILLLIFKDTILGFVASIQMSVYDMVRVGDWIAMPKYDADGDVMSINLSTVKVQNWDKTITTIPTYAFINDSFKNWRGMSNSGGRRINRSIYLKVSSFCFCDDQMLEQFKKYTLIKDYILEKEAEIKKLNAALSDGESNPVNAISLTNIGVFRVYAENYILANPHINTEMTNMVRQLEPTSKGLPLEIYCFTYEKEWVKFEQIKSDIFDHLLTITSQFQLEVFEEPTGKDFRSLADGRNQPADVPRFYSQS, via the coding sequence ATGATTCTATTTGACGAAAAATATGCTTCTATAAAACTTGACCCAACATGGTTAACGGATTTTTTTGGTATTGAACCTCATATTGCTTCATACATGAATCTCCCAATACTTCTTTTTGGTTTAATCCTTGTTTGCTTCATTGCTTGGCTATTAACCAAAAAAATAATTGTAGGTTCAATACACAAACTATTTTTAAAAACTAAGATTACTTGGGACGATATCTTAGTCGAGAAAAGAATATTTGACAAACTTGCATTGATTATACCTGCACTTATTATCATTTTTGCAGTGCCTTCTATTTTTGGACAGTATCCTATAATTTCAAAATATGCCGTTACTCTAGCCACGATTATACTACTTATGGTCATCATCTGGACAATTAATGCTGTACTAGCAGTCTTTAATGAAGCCTTATCTCAGTCACCTATATTCAAAGACAAGCCTATTTCGAGCTACATTCAAGTATTGAATATCATGGTTTATTTTGTCGGTGGAATTCTTATTTTATCTTTACTTTTAGGAAAGAGTCCGTTTTACTTTTTAGGCGCCATGGGAGCGATGACGGCTATTTTGTTATTAATTTTCAAAGATACTATATTGGGTTTTGTAGCCAGTATTCAAATGTCTGTATATGATATGGTACGTGTAGGAGATTGGATTGCGATGCCAAAATATGATGCCGATGGAGATGTAATGTCTATTAATTTAAGTACGGTTAAGGTTCAAAACTGGGATAAAACAATCACCACGATTCCTACTTATGCTTTTATCAATGATTCCTTTAAAAACTGGCGCGGTATGAGTAATTCAGGAGGCCGTAGAATTAATAGATCCATTTACCTCAAGGTCAGTAGTTTTTGTTTTTGTGATGATCAAATGCTGGAACAGTTTAAAAAATACACCCTTATAAAAGATTACATCTTAGAAAAAGAAGCAGAAATTAAAAAATTAAACGCTGCCTTATCTGATGGTGAATCTAATCCTGTTAACGCTATAAGTTTGACAAACATTGGTGTTTTTAGAGTGTATGCTGAAAACTATATTCTTGCAAATCCTCATATCAATACCGAAATGACGAATATGGTTCGACAATTAGAGCCTACTTCTAAAGGATTGCCATTAGAAATCTATTGTTTTACTTATGAAAAAGAATGGGTGAAATTTGAACAAATAAAATCGGATATTTTTGATCATTTACTAACCATTACATCTCAATTTCAACTAGAAGTTTTTGAAGAGCCTACAGGAAAGGATTTTCGAAGTTTAGCTGATGGTAGAAATCAACCAGCAGATGTTCCTCGTTTTTACTCTCAATCGTAA
- a CDS encoding response regulator — translation MQHDSIIITLADDDEDDRLFFTDAFDEIKINTVINTVNNGKELLNYLNHPETILPNLIFLDLNMPILNGIGCLEAIKKNDAFKDIAIAIYSTSSSEKDIENTFVLGANIYIKKPSDFNDLKKILSDVVVINWQYHTNGLNKENFLLRL, via the coding sequence ATGCAACACGATTCTATAATTATAACTCTGGCAGATGATGATGAAGATGACAGGCTATTTTTCACAGATGCCTTTGATGAGATAAAAATAAATACCGTTATAAACACAGTGAACAACGGGAAGGAGTTGTTGAATTATTTAAATCATCCTGAAACTATTTTGCCTAATCTTATTTTCTTGGATTTAAATATGCCCATTTTAAACGGAATTGGATGTTTAGAAGCAATCAAAAAAAATGATGCCTTTAAGGATATTGCCATCGCAATTTACTCTACCTCTTCTTCTGAAAAGGATATTGAAAACACCTTTGTTTTGGGCGCTAATATCTATATCAAAAAACCGAGTGACTTCAATGACTTAAAAAAAATATTATCCGATGTTGTTGTGATCAATTGGCAATACCATACGAATGGTTTGAATAAAGAAAATTTTTTACTCCGATTATAA
- the prfA gene encoding peptide chain release factor 1 has translation MLDRLQIVKQRFDEISDLIIQPDVISDQKRYVQLNKEYKDLKALAEKRDEYVLLMANIEEANEIISDGSDADMTEMAKMQLDESKTRLVELEEEIKFMLIPKDAEDAKNVMVEIRAGTGGDEASIFAGDLFRMYTKYCENRGWRTSVVDMNEGTSGGFKEVIFEVTGEDVYGTLKFEAGVHRVQRVPQTETQGRVHTSAATVMVLPEAEEFDVQIDMNDVRVDFFCSSGPGGQSVNTTKSAVRLTHVPTGLVAQCQDQKSQHKNKDKAFIVLRSRLYEQELAKKQAEDATKRTSQVSSGDRSAKIRTYNYAQGRVTDHRVGLTLYDLGNIMNGDIQKIVEELQLVNNMEKLKEASEVF, from the coding sequence ATGTTAGATAGACTTCAAATAGTAAAGCAACGTTTTGATGAGATTTCGGATTTGATTATTCAGCCGGATGTGATCTCTGACCAGAAACGTTATGTACAGCTAAATAAAGAATACAAAGACTTGAAAGCATTGGCTGAAAAGAGAGACGAATACGTGCTCTTGATGGCTAATATTGAAGAGGCAAACGAAATAATTTCTGACGGTAGTGATGCAGATATGACCGAAATGGCCAAGATGCAACTGGATGAATCTAAGACAAGATTGGTAGAATTGGAGGAGGAAATCAAATTTATGTTGATTCCAAAAGATGCCGAAGATGCCAAGAATGTCATGGTGGAGATTCGTGCTGGTACGGGTGGGGACGAAGCGAGTATTTTTGCTGGTGATTTGTTCCGTATGTACACTAAATACTGTGAAAACAGAGGTTGGAGGACATCTGTAGTGGATATGAATGAAGGGACGTCTGGTGGTTTCAAAGAGGTAATTTTTGAAGTTACAGGTGAGGATGTTTATGGAACGTTGAAGTTTGAAGCTGGTGTGCACCGTGTGCAACGTGTTCCACAAACGGAAACTCAAGGTCGTGTGCATACATCGGCAGCTACAGTTATGGTTTTGCCAGAAGCGGAAGAGTTTGATGTACAAATTGATATGAATGATGTGCGAGTGGACTTCTTTTGTTCGTCTGGACCTGGTGGACAGTCGGTAAATACAACCAAATCAGCAGTACGTTTGACACACGTTCCTACGGGATTGGTGGCGCAATGTCAGGATCAAAAATCACAACATAAGAATAAAGACAAGGCATTTATTGTATTGCGTTCACGTTTATACGAACAAGAATTAGCCAAAAAACAAGCGGAAGATGCTACAAAACGTACATCGCAAGTAAGTTCTGGTGACCGTTCAGCTAAGATTCGTACCTATAACTACGCTCAAGGGCGTGTGACTGATCACCGTGTAGGATTGACTTTATACGATTTGGGAAATATTATGAATGGTGATATTCAGAAAATTGTTGAAGAGTTACAATTGGTAAATAACATGGAAAAATTGAAGGAAGCTAGTGAAGTTTTCTAA